A stretch of Patagioenas fasciata isolate bPatFas1 chromosome 4, bPatFas1.hap1, whole genome shotgun sequence DNA encodes these proteins:
- the TXK gene encoding tyrosine-protein kinase TXK has protein sequence MILSTYHTIQSVFCCCCCCCTVQKRAMRTKMNLDPDTGLVTQYSASQPDTFYAPSWKCKPKKQLRLKNKPLPPLPAEALEDYTKNLRVIALYDFFARGPSDLPLKKSEEYIILEQYDPHWWKARDQHGNEGLIPSNYVTENKKSNLETYEWYCKNINRSQAELLLRQKSKEGAFVVRDSSQQGLLTLSMYSQAKGTHSGDIRHYQIKKNHLGQYYVAEKYLFSSVPELIEYHQHNAAGLITRLRHPVGSADCSSPARAGFSYEEWELNPSELTFMKELGRGQFGVVQLGKWKATMKVAIKSINEGAMSEDDFIEEAKVMMKLSHPKLVQLYGVCTHHKPLYVVTEFMENGCLLNYLRQRRGKLSRDVLLSMCLDVCEGMEYLERNSFIHRDLAARNCLVNAEHIVKVSDFGMARYVIDDEYISSSGAKFPVKWSSPEVFHFKKYSSKSDVWSFGVLMWEVFTEGKMPFESKSNSEVVHEISQGNRLYRPYLASQTVYQVMYSCWHEKPEGRPTFAELIESLTDITEMG, from the exons ATGATTCTTTCTACCT ATCACACCATCCAGTctgttttctgctgctgctgttgctgctgcacaGTGCAAAAAAG agcAATGAGAACAAAAATGAACCTGGACCCTGATACTGGCCTGGTCACCCAGTACTCAGCCTCACAACCAGACACTTTCTATGCACCTTCTTGGAAGTGCAAG cctAAGAAGCAATTGCGGTTAAAGAACAAGCCATTACCTCCTCTACCTGCTGAAGCCTTGGAAGACTACACAAAAAACCTCAGAGTTATTGCACTGTATGACTTTTTTGCTAGAGGGCCCTCGGATTTACCGCTCAAGAAGTCAGAAGAATACATTATCCTTGAACAGTATGATCCCCATTGGTGGAAGGCGAGAGACCAACATGG GAATGAAGGTCTAATTCCCAGCAACTATGTTACTGAGAACAAGAAGAGCAATTTAGAAACATATGA GTGGTACTGTAAAAACATAAACAGAAGCCAGGCAGAACTTCTCTTACGCCAGAAG TCTAAAGAAGGTGCATTTGTTGTCAGAGATTCAAGCCAACAGGGACTTCTTACACTGTCCATGTATTCGCAGGCTAAAGG AACTCATAGTGGAGACATACGACATTATCAAATTAAGAAAAACCACTTAGGACAATATTATGTAGCAGAAAAATACCTCTTTTCATCTGTTCCTGAACTCATCGAGTATCATCAACACAATGCTGCAG GTCTTATCACTCGTCTCCGACATCCAGTTGGATCAGCTGATTGTTCTTCACCAGCAAGAGCAGGATTTAGTTATG AGGAGTGGGAATTAAACCCATCTGAACTGACATTCATGAAAGAACTTGGGCGTGGGCAATTTGGAGTCGTTCAGCTGGGTAAATGGAAAGCAACCATGAAGGTTGCCATTAAATCAATTAATGAAGGTGCAATGTCTGAAGATGATTTCATCGAGGAGGCCAAAGTGATGAT GAAACTCTCCCACCCAAAGCTGGTCCAGCTTTATGGAGTGTGCACACACCACAAGCCTCTGTACGTTGTGACTGAATTTATGGAGAACGGCTGCCTGCTCAACTACCTTCGGCAAAGGCGAGGGAAACTCAGCAGAGACGTGCTGCTGAGCATGTGCCTGGATGTGTGTGAAGGGATGGAGTACTTGGAAAGAAACAGCTTTATTCACCGTGATTTA GCTGCAAGAAACTGTTTAGTCAACGCAGAGCACATCGTTAAAGTATCTGACTTTGGCATGGCGAG GTATGTCATTGATGATGAATATATCAGCTCTTCAGGTGCCAAGTTCCCAGTCAAATGGTCATCTCCTGAAGTCTTTCATTTCAAAAAATATAGCAGCAAATCAGATGTCTGGTCATTTG GTGTACTGATGTGGGAAGTTTTCACAGAAGGTAAAATGCCTTTTGAAAGTAAATCAAATTCTGAAGTTGTCCATGAGATTTCTCAGGGTAACCGGCTTTATCGACCATATTTGGCATCACAAACTGTATACCAAGTCATGTACAGCTGCTGGCACGAG aaaccCGAAGGACGTCCTACTTTTGCAGAGTTAATAGAGAGCCTCACAGATATAACAGAGATGGGATAA